The Flavobacteriales bacterium genome segment TGGTCTTGGTCGCATTCAATCGCTGCAGCTCCTCATTCTGTACCTGTAGCTGCTTTCGCGTTCTGCGGAGTTGGATGAACAGATAGCTGATCAGGAGCAGGATGGCCGCCAATCCGATGGCGATCAAGAGGAAGAGACGGCTGCGGGCTTCTTCCCTCTCCTTCTCCTTCCCGAGTGAGATGATCTCGTTCTCCTTCTCTTGGGTCTCATACTGGGTCTGATAGAGCAGGATCGCGTTGGTCTTGTTGGCCGTCAGCAAGCTATCCCGGGTGGCCGAGAACTGCCTGAAGTACTCCAAGCTACGCGCATAGTCTTCTTGTTTCTCGTAGAGCTCGGACAAGAACTGGGCATGCAACATACGCTCCGAAGCATCGCCTTTCTCGGCACTTCGCGCATAGAGGCGTGTGGCGATCTCCTCGGCTGCTTGCGTCTCTCCTCTTACCAGAAGGTCGAAGAAGCGACTCTGGTCGAAGAGGAAGCCGAGCCCTTCATCGCCCTCGTAGCGTGAGTAGACCTCCTTCATCTCGATAAATACCTCCTTGACGCTCTCATAGGCCTGATTGAAGTAGAGACTCTCTATCAATCCATTGTAGGCATAGAGGCTGATGTGCCCGGGCAATCCATGCTCCTTGGCCAATCGCAGGCCCTCTTCAAAATGCATCTGTGCTTCTTGGGTGCGACCCTCCAACATCCGATTGCGTCCCAGATTGAGTGCATCCTGCAGGTACATGAGGGGCGGTGGATTCGATGCATAGTCATAGCGCTGCTGGAAGAAGACCTCTGACTCATCATAGAGCCCGAGCTGCGCATAGAGTATGCCGAGACCCATCAGCGCATCGGAGATGCCGATGCTATCCCGGGCCGCCATGAAGATGTCCTTGGCCTTGGTATAGGCGATGCTGCTCTCCCCGAAACGCCCCATGGCCTGGAGGATGCGGGCCTTGGCCCGATAGGACTCCCCGAACTGGATGACCGTGGTGTCTTGGAGTATCTCGTGTATCTCGATGGATTTCTCGATGGCCTCCAGAGCGGGTGCATTGTTCTGCGCCAACTCCTCGTGGAAGCTCTTGGTATAAGCGATATTGGCCCGAAGGTTCAAGTCCTCGATATCGCGGAGTCGCGGATAATACGTATCGATCACCTTGCCTCCTCGCGGGATATCTCCTATGAGCGTATGGTAGAAGGTGGACTCATGGGCACGCTCTAGACCCGCTTCCCAATCATCCCCTAGTATGGAGTCCCGTATATCATAGAAGATGGCACCGCTTGGATCCAAAGTAGCTCGGTACTGCGCGCAGAGCGA includes the following:
- a CDS encoding tetratricopeptide repeat-containing sensor histidine kinase translates to MRRLGWITVLLMISTLFTAQTDQVESQLSSFEALETKASRIDYLDSLCAQYRATLDPSGAIFYDIRDSILGDDWEAGLERAHESTFYHTLIGDIPRGGKVIDTYYPRLRDIEDLNLRANIAYTKSFHEELAQNNAPALEAIEKSIEIHEILQDTTVIQFGESYRAKARILQAMGRFGESSIAYTKAKDIFMAARDSIGISDALMGLGILYAQLGLYDESEVFFQQRYDYASNPPPLMYLQDALNLGRNRMLEGRTQEAQMHFEEGLRLAKEHGLPGHISLYAYNGLIESLYFNQAYESVKEVFIEMKEVYSRYEGDEGLGFLFDQSRFFDLLVRGETQAAEEIATRLYARSAEKGDASERMLHAQFLSELYEKQEDYARSLEYFRQFSATRDSLLTANKTNAILLYQTQYETQEKENEIISLGKEKEREEARSRLFLLIAIGLAAILLLISYLFIQLRRTRKQLQVQNEELQRLNATKTKFFSIIGHDLRSPLVTLHAIGMGMKRRLSKGDVEGAQENVGMLSSSVQQISGLLDNLLGWALSENGVMPYHPEKIELRPTVEETMEHYAELAAQKDIELSLAIPAGVHVHADPDALKGILRNLISNAIKFTPQGGKVELAVEEEGGRIQVLVKDSGVGMSTEQIERLASDGVQSERGTAGEVGTGLGLTLVKELVDL